One genomic segment of Parus major isolate Abel chromosome 23, Parus_major1.1, whole genome shotgun sequence includes these proteins:
- the LOC107214062 gene encoding pumilio homolog 1-like, with protein MSPVANSTTGSGSRRDSLTGSSDLYKRTSSSLTPIGHSFYNGLGFSSSPGPVGMPLPSQGPGHSQTPPPSLSSHGSSSSLNLAGITPGLLFRFIQLKLERATPAERQLVFNEILQAAYQLMVDVFGNYVIQKFFEFGSLEQKLALAERIRGHVLSLALQMYGCRVIQKALEFIPPDQQVINEMVRELDGHVLKCVKDQNGNHVVQKCIECVQPQSLQFIIDAFKGQVFALSTHPYGCRVIQRILEHCLPEQTLPILEELHQHTEQLVQDQYGNYVIQHVLEHGRPEDKSKIVAEIRGNVLVLSQHKFAR; from the exons atgtccccag TGGCAAACTCCACCACGGGCAGTGGCTCCCGCCGGGACTCCCTGACGGGCAGCAGCGACCTGTACAAGAGAACCTCGAGCAGCCTGACCCCCATCGGCCACAGCTTCTACAACGGCCTGGGCTTCTCCTCCTCGCCCGGGCCCGTGGGGATGCCCCTGCCCAGCCAAGGGCCCGGCCACTCGCAGactcctcctccttccctgtcctCGCACggctcctcctccagcctcaaCCTGG CTGGCATCACTCCAGGGCTGCTTTTCAGGTTTATCCAGCTGAAACTGGAGCGTGCCACCCCGGCAGAGCGTCAGCTGGTGTTCAACGAGATCCTGCAGGCAGCCTATCAGCTCATGGTGGATGTCTTCGGCAATTATGTCATCCAGAAGTTCTTTGAG TTTGGCAGCCTGGAGCAGAAGCTGGCGCTGGCAGAGCGCATCCGTGGCCACGTGCtgtccctggccctgcagaTGTACGGCTGCAGGGTGATCCAGAAGGCCCTGGAGTTCATCCCCCCAGACCAGCAGGTAATT AACGAGATGGTTCGGGAGCTGGACGGGCACGTGCTCAAGTGCGTCAAGGACCAGAACGGGAACCACGTGGTGCAGAAATGCATCGAGTGTGTGCAGCCTCAGTCCCTGCAGTTCATCATCGATGCCTTCAAGGGCCAG gtgttcGCTCTGTCCACGCACCCCTACGGCTGCAGGGTGATCCAGAGGATCCTGGAGCACTGCCTGCCCGAGCAGACCCTGCCCATCCTGGAGGAGCTCCACCAGCACACGGAGCAGCTGGTGCAG GATCAGTATGGGAATTACGTTATCCAGCACGTCCTGGAGCACGGCCGGCCCGAGGACAAGAGCAAGATCGTAGCAGAGATCAGAGGCAACGTGCTTGTGTTGAGTCAACATAAATTTGCCAGGTAG